In Castanea sativa cultivar Marrone di Chiusa Pesio chromosome 6, ASM4071231v1, a single window of DNA contains:
- the LOC142640396 gene encoding protein HESO1-like, whose amino-acid sequence MSANSTLEHILKEILEVLKPKQEDLATRAQVISELRRVVQSVQSLRGAAVEPFGSFVSNLFTKWGDVDISINLPKEGGYISYVESDRKQRLLVDLLNPLRGQWQMVQFIPAKVPILKCESSHKIFCDVSIDNLKGQMKSKLFLWISEIDGRFRDMILLVKEWAKAHDINDPNGGTLNSYSLSLLVIFHFQTCEPEIFPPLKDIYAGNVADDLQGLRTVAERNIAEACAANIRRFRQNKVRRVNHSSLSELFISFLAKFSNIGVKASEQGICTKTGEWVYRRSNIRWSRKTDPILIEDPFEQPENSARAVKISELTRISEAFEISRRRLSSADQNQDSLLVTLVRSQVSQEIRSRLRNSVSYGGGYQPHLTHPHVHRNVNLQAETQNKFQNLRLTSNSNNPTLTETVNMYGKFEASESKTQYQFQNSRLESCSYNPSMTEIVQAQSQGQHSGDAGKSSLSIGGLLLGGLVAGLGYMYAPEISKAADGLKKFFDKSDDDSDEPKN is encoded by the exons ATGAGTGCCAATAGTACATTGGAGCATATACTCAAGGAAATACTTGAAGTGCTCAAGCCCAAGCAGGAGGATTTGGCGACACGGGCTCAAGTCATTAGTGAACTACGAAGAGTTGTTCAATCTGTGCAAAGTTTGAGAG GGGCAGCAGTGGAGCCATTTGGGTCATTTGTGTCCAATCTGTTCACAAAATGGGGTGACGTGGATATCtctatcaatttacccaaggagGGTGGATATATTTCATACGTTGAAAGTGACCGCAAACAAAGATTACTTGTGGATTTGCTAAATCCTTTGAGAG GCCAATGGCAGATGGTCCAATTCATCCCTGCAAAAGTTCCAATTCTAAAATGCGAGAGTAGCCATAAGATCTTTTGTGATGTATCAATTGATAACTTGAAGGGCCAAATGAAGTCCAAACTCTTTTTGTGGATCAGTGAGATAGATGGGCGCTTTCGTGACATGATTTTACTG GTCAAGGAATGGGCAAAGGCACATGACATAAATGATCCAAATGGTGGGACTCTCAACTCATACTCTCTCAGTTTGCTTGTGATATTCCATTTTCAG aCATGTGAACCTGAAATTTTTCCACCTCTTAAAGATATATACGCTGGAAATGTTGCTGATGATCTTCAAG GTCTGAGAACTGTTGCAGAGAGAAATATTGCTGAAGCTTGCGCTGCTAACATAAGAAGGTTCAGACAAAATAAAGTCAGACGAGTTAATCACAGTTCTTTGTCTGaacttttcatttcattccttgcAAAG TTTTCTAACATCGGTGTCAAGGCCTCAGAGCAAGGAATTTGTACAAAAACTGGAGAGTGGGTGTACAGAAGGAGCAATATAAGATGGTCGCGGAAAACTGATCCAATATtg ATTGAGGATCCTTTTGAGCAGCCAGAAAATTCTGCGAGGGCTGTTAAAATAAGTGAGTTGACAAGGATATCTGAAGCATTTGAGATCAGCCGCCGTAGGCTTAGTTCAGCTGATCAGAATCAGGATTCTCTGCTTGTCACGCTTGTTCGATCACAAGTATCCCAGGAAATTAGATCACGTCTTAGGAATTCAGTTTCTTACGGTGGGGGCTACCAGCCCCACCTAACACATCCACATGTGCACAGGAATGTGAACTTACAGGCAGAAACTCAGAACAAATTTCAGAACTTGAGGTTGACAAGCAATTCTAACAATCCAACCTTGACAGAAACTGTGAACATGTATGGCAAATTTGAGGCATCTGAGTCAAAAACGCAGTACCAATTTCAGAACTCAAGGTTAGAAAGCTGCTCTTACAATCCAAGCATGACAGAAATTGTGCAGGCACAAAGTCAAGGCCAGCACAG TGGAGATGCTGGAAAATCAAGTCTCTCCATTGGTGGCCTTTTATTGGGAGGCTTGGTAGCTGGACTAGGCTACATGTATGCACCCGAG ataagcaaggCAGCTGATGGTCTGAAGAAGTTTTTTGATAAATCTGATGATGATTCAGAT GAACCAAAAAACTGA
- the LOC142640397 gene encoding protein HESO1-like isoform X2, which yields MSACNTLEHILREVLEVLKTLQEDWVTRSQFIKELRGVVESVESLRGAAVEPFGSFVSNLFTRWSDMDISINLPKGGYISYVENECKIFLLEDLQKAMLGGRWQMVQLIRGSVPILKCKSSHYGFSCDISIDNLESQMKSKLLLWISEIDGRFRDMVLLVKEWAKAHEINDATPISGTFNSYSLCLLVIFHFQTCEPAILPPLKDIYEGNVADDLRGERTVAERHMEEACAANIRRFRQVRRVNHSSLSELFTSFLEKFSNIGFKASNEGIRTYTGKWELRGNTRCLRKTRPILIEDPFDQQENSARAVCKSGLARITKAFEMSSVISASQNEDFLLARLFRPQVSQDIIARAGLRNPASSVGGYHTHLTRPQVYRNVKLQSETQTQFQNLRLESCSYNPIKTETLNMNEQYQSKTWNQFQNLRLESCSNNPNLTGTATAHHHQGQHRWRPKSDR from the exons ATGAGTGCCTGCAATACATTGGAGCATATTCTAAGGGAAGTACTTGAAGTGCTCAAGACTCTGCAGGAGGATTGGGTGACAAGATCTCAATTCATTAAGGAATTGCGAGGGGTCGTTGAATCTGTGGAAAGTTTGAGAG GTGCAGCAGTGGAACCGTTTGGGTCATTTGTGTCTAATCTCTTCACAAGATGGAGTGACATGGATATTtctatcaatttacccaagggtGGATATATTTCATATGTTGAAAATG aatgcaaaatatttttactagaAGATTTACAAAAAGCTATGCTGGGAG GTCGATGGCAGATGGTGCAATTAATCCGTGGGAGCGTTCCAATTCTAAAATGCAAGAGTAGCCATTATGGCTTCTCTTGTGATATATCAATTGATAACCTGGAGAGCCAAATGAAGTCAAAACTCTTGTTGTGGATCAGTGAGATAGATGGGCGCTTTCGTGACATGGTTTTACTG GTCAAGGAATGGGCGAAAGCACATGAGATAAATGATGCGACTCCAATAAGTGGGACTTTCAATTCATACTCTCTTTGTTTGCTTGTGATCTTCCATTTTCAG ACATGTGAGCCTGCGATTTTACCACCTCTTAAAGATATATACGAAGGAAATGTTGCTGATGATCTTCGAG GTGAGAGAACTGTAGCGGAGAGACATATGGAAGAAGCATGTGCTGCTAATATAAGAAGGTTCAGACAAGTTAGACGAGTTAATCACAGTTCTTTGTCTGAACTTTTCACTTCATTCCTTGAAAAG TTTTCTAACATAGGTTTCAAGGCCTCAAATGAAGGAATTCGTACCTATACAGGAAAGTGGGAGCTCAGGGGCAATACAAGATGTTTGCGCAAAACTAGGCCAATATtg ATTGAGGATCCTTTTGATCAGCAAGAAAATTCCGCGAGGGCTGTTTGCAAAAGTGGATTGGCAAGGATAACTAAAGCATTTGAGATGAGTTCGGTTATTTCAGCTTCTCAGAATGAGGATTTTCTGCTTGCCAGACTTTTTCGACCACAAGTATCACAGGATATTATTGCCAGGGCAGGTCTTAGGAATCCAGCTTCTAGTGTTGGGGGCTACCATACCCACCTAACACGTCCACAAGTGTACAGGAATGTGAAATTACAGTCAGAAACTCAGACCCAATTTCAGAACTTGAGGCTAGAAAGCTGTTCTTACAATCCAATCAAGACAGAAACTTTGAACATGAACGAACAATATCAGTCAAAAACTTGGAACCAATTTCAGAACTTGAGGTTAGAAAGCTGTTCTAACAATCCAAACTTGACAGGAACTGCCACGGCACATCACCATCAAGGCCAGCACAGGTGGAGACCAAAATCTGATAGATAG
- the LOC142640397 gene encoding protein HESO1-like isoform X1, translating into MSACNTLEHILREVLEVLKTLQEDWVTRSQFIKELRGVVESVESLRGRWQMVQLIRGSVPILKCKSSHYGFSCDISIDNLESQMKSKLLLWISEIDGRFRDMVLLVKEWAKAHEINDATPISGTFNSYSLCLLVIFHFQTCEPAILPPLKDIYEGNVADDLRGERTVAERHMEEACAANIRRFRQVRRVNHSSLSELFTSFLEKFSNIGFKASNEGIRTYTGKWELRGNTRCLRKTRPILIEDPFDQQENSARAVCKSGLARITKAFEMSSVISASQNEDFLLARLFRPQVSQDIIARAGLRNPASSVGGYHTHLTRPQVYRNVKLQSETQTQFQNLRLESCSYNPIKTETLNMNEQYQSKTWNQFQNLRLESCSNNPNLTGTATAHHHQGQHRWRPKSDR; encoded by the exons ATGAGTGCCTGCAATACATTGGAGCATATTCTAAGGGAAGTACTTGAAGTGCTCAAGACTCTGCAGGAGGATTGGGTGACAAGATCTCAATTCATTAAGGAATTGCGAGGGGTCGTTGAATCTGTGGAAAGTTTGAGAG GTCGATGGCAGATGGTGCAATTAATCCGTGGGAGCGTTCCAATTCTAAAATGCAAGAGTAGCCATTATGGCTTCTCTTGTGATATATCAATTGATAACCTGGAGAGCCAAATGAAGTCAAAACTCTTGTTGTGGATCAGTGAGATAGATGGGCGCTTTCGTGACATGGTTTTACTG GTCAAGGAATGGGCGAAAGCACATGAGATAAATGATGCGACTCCAATAAGTGGGACTTTCAATTCATACTCTCTTTGTTTGCTTGTGATCTTCCATTTTCAG ACATGTGAGCCTGCGATTTTACCACCTCTTAAAGATATATACGAAGGAAATGTTGCTGATGATCTTCGAG GTGAGAGAACTGTAGCGGAGAGACATATGGAAGAAGCATGTGCTGCTAATATAAGAAGGTTCAGACAAGTTAGACGAGTTAATCACAGTTCTTTGTCTGAACTTTTCACTTCATTCCTTGAAAAG TTTTCTAACATAGGTTTCAAGGCCTCAAATGAAGGAATTCGTACCTATACAGGAAAGTGGGAGCTCAGGGGCAATACAAGATGTTTGCGCAAAACTAGGCCAATATtg ATTGAGGATCCTTTTGATCAGCAAGAAAATTCCGCGAGGGCTGTTTGCAAAAGTGGATTGGCAAGGATAACTAAAGCATTTGAGATGAGTTCGGTTATTTCAGCTTCTCAGAATGAGGATTTTCTGCTTGCCAGACTTTTTCGACCACAAGTATCACAGGATATTATTGCCAGGGCAGGTCTTAGGAATCCAGCTTCTAGTGTTGGGGGCTACCATACCCACCTAACACGTCCACAAGTGTACAGGAATGTGAAATTACAGTCAGAAACTCAGACCCAATTTCAGAACTTGAGGCTAGAAAGCTGTTCTTACAATCCAATCAAGACAGAAACTTTGAACATGAACGAACAATATCAGTCAAAAACTTGGAACCAATTTCAGAACTTGAGGTTAGAAAGCTGTTCTAACAATCCAAACTTGACAGGAACTGCCACGGCACATCACCATCAAGGCCAGCACAGGTGGAGACCAAAATCTGATAGATAG